From a single Shewanella donghaensis genomic region:
- a CDS encoding DUF4397 domain-containing protein, which translates to MKRKYSLALCFSLVALTACSDDDDKIVIEETPNIEYAQVRVIHASSDAPMVNVTANGAALLQDVDYAVSSGLIEVEAATYAVTVDAKLADGTTLTVLEADLPAGADMEYTAVALGNVSDENLMLKVVANEKADITSGNARVQVLHAAPDVGLVDVYVTAPMADISVMEPTLSANYMDNSGQLEVPTDDYQIRITPNGDKTVVFDSGTVNLATGTDYFISAIPNEWSGDSPVALLVALPDAQVLLNDVSSGSDIRVVHAVADAPAVDVFLDGSMTAAIEMLSFGELAGYLNITEGMHTVTVAANADNSVEVISDAEVDLMLGSSYSVLAVGSLAGTDSGMDISPWAYAEHTRRIATEARLNVIHASYSAGNVDVYLTPTADISASDPALTDVPFKAASGSLSVTPGDYTVSVTVTGTKTVAIGPLPVTLAANGLYSVAAVDAKDDNSMFTVILMDDFVAEEE; encoded by the coding sequence ATGAAACGGAAATACTCACTTGCCCTTTGCTTTTCACTTGTTGCACTAACAGCTTGCTCTGATGACGACGATAAAATTGTTATCGAAGAAACTCCCAACATTGAATATGCCCAAGTACGAGTTATTCACGCATCCAGCGATGCTCCAATGGTTAATGTAACCGCTAATGGCGCTGCCTTACTTCAAGATGTAGATTACGCCGTATCCAGTGGATTAATAGAAGTTGAAGCAGCAACCTACGCGGTCACTGTCGATGCAAAATTAGCCGATGGCACAACCCTGACAGTGTTAGAGGCTGACCTGCCTGCTGGTGCAGACATGGAATACACCGCCGTTGCACTGGGTAATGTTTCCGACGAAAACTTGATGCTGAAAGTCGTTGCCAACGAAAAAGCAGACATCACTTCAGGCAATGCCAGAGTACAAGTCTTGCATGCCGCGCCAGATGTTGGCCTAGTCGATGTGTATGTAACAGCGCCAATGGCAGATATCTCAGTAATGGAACCGACATTATCAGCCAATTACATGGATAACAGCGGCCAGTTAGAAGTACCAACGGATGATTACCAAATTCGTATCACCCCTAACGGTGACAAAACAGTGGTATTTGATTCAGGTACAGTCAATCTAGCCACTGGGACTGATTACTTCATCTCTGCGATTCCAAACGAATGGTCAGGCGATTCACCAGTTGCATTACTTGTCGCTTTACCAGATGCACAAGTGCTATTAAATGATGTCAGTAGCGGTAGCGATATTCGAGTAGTACATGCTGTTGCAGATGCCCCTGCAGTAGATGTGTTTTTAGATGGCAGCATGACAGCAGCCATTGAAATGTTGTCATTTGGTGAACTAGCAGGTTACCTCAATATCACAGAAGGTATGCACACCGTCACCGTTGCGGCTAACGCCGATAACTCAGTTGAAGTCATTAGCGATGCAGAAGTTGATTTAATGCTTGGCAGCAGTTACTCAGTGCTGGCGGTAGGTTCTCTTGCCGGAACTGATTCAGGTATGGATATTTCACCTTGGGCATATGCAGAACACACACGTCGCATTGCAACTGAAGCAAGACTCAACGTGATTCATGCTTCTTACTCAGCAGGAAATGTGGATGTTTACTTAACCCCAACAGCTGACATCAGCGCTTCAGACCCTGCTCTGACTGATGTGCCGTTCAAAGCAGCATCTGGCAGTTTAAGTGTTACGCCAGGCGATTACACTGTAAGCGTAACTGTAACAGGTACAAAAACTGTCGCTATTGGTCCACTTCCAGTCACACTAGCAGCCAACGGCTTGTACAGTGTTGCAGCGGTTGATGCTAAAGATGACAACTCAATGTTCACCGTTATATTAATGGATGACTTTGTGGCAGAGGAAGAATAG
- a CDS encoding CIA30 family protein: MIKLLTLLFVTLVLFQLLSPKVSAMEIRFDTPAHVTKATISNDTVMGGLSASEIQSQQGINPVFSGNVSLENNGGFASIEYQLQQQIPSSKIIKLKVLGDGKRYQLRLKTSKLSYGEAYAVDFDTQVDQWTEHEFATTDFTARFRGRSINAPTLEFADVNRIGFLIADKQQGRFTITLESVNFD, encoded by the coding sequence ATGATAAAGTTACTCACCCTATTATTTGTCACCTTGGTGTTGTTTCAATTACTGAGTCCAAAGGTAAGCGCAATGGAAATTCGTTTTGATACCCCTGCACATGTCACTAAAGCAACGATTAGCAATGACACCGTTATGGGTGGACTTTCTGCAAGTGAAATACAAAGCCAACAAGGTATCAACCCTGTATTCAGCGGCAATGTGTCCCTAGAGAATAATGGTGGATTTGCTTCAATTGAATATCAACTTCAGCAGCAAATACCCAGCAGCAAAATTATTAAACTGAAAGTGTTAGGCGATGGAAAGCGCTACCAACTAAGACTTAAAACATCCAAACTCAGTTATGGTGAAGCCTATGCTGTTGACTTTGACACTCAAGTGGATCAATGGACAGAACATGAGTTTGCGACCACAGATTTTACAGCACGCTTTCGTGGTAGAAGTATTAACGCTCCCACGTTAGAATTTGCAGACGTTAATCGTATTGGCTTTTTGATTGCAGATAAACAACAAGGCCGTTTTACTATTACCCTTGAGTCAGTAAATTTTGACTAA
- a CDS encoding HAD family hydrolase, translating to MNSLVGIKGVIFDLDGTLVESALDFSQIKHQLGCPAEVDLLDFIADMPTEEQQAQANDIILEHETQDAINAKALPNMHPLLKTIAQLQLPTAIVTRNSKVATATKLRQNDIELDLVLTRECYPAKPAPDALLAIATMWDIDPASLIYVGDYLYDIQAANNAGMISVFINHNKQPEYQSQADVIVNDLHQLQQIIEDDNG from the coding sequence ATGAATAGTTTGGTCGGCATTAAAGGCGTCATATTTGATTTGGACGGCACTCTAGTTGAATCAGCATTAGATTTTAGCCAAATTAAGCATCAGCTAGGTTGCCCAGCAGAAGTCGATTTACTTGATTTCATTGCTGATATGCCCACTGAAGAACAACAAGCACAGGCAAATGACATCATTTTAGAGCATGAAACTCAAGATGCGATCAATGCGAAAGCACTCCCTAATATGCACCCTTTGCTTAAAACCATTGCGCAATTACAACTTCCCACGGCCATTGTCACACGTAATAGTAAAGTCGCTACCGCAACCAAGCTTAGGCAAAATGATATAGAGTTAGACCTTGTGTTAACACGCGAATGTTACCCAGCAAAACCGGCACCAGATGCGTTGCTGGCCATTGCCACAATGTGGGATATTGACCCCGCTTCTCTTATCTATGTAGGTGATTACTTATACGATATTCAGGCCGCAAATAATGCAGGCATGATTTCAGTGTTTATTAACCACAATAAGCAACCCGAATATCAATCTCAGGCTGACGTTATTGTTAATGATTTACATCAATTACAACAGATCATTGAAGACGATAATGGATAG